The genomic region GAGTTACAACAAATCGACAATTCAAAAGAGCTATACTGTGACTCACTTGAATGAATTGGAGGACTGCTGAATTTTAATCCCAGCTTTTTCCGTACAGATTCCGCCGTAGTAGACATCGTCAAAAGGCATCATGGGTGTAGTTTGAAAGGCAGCCAATAGTGGACGAATTGTGCTTCCTGGTATTATTACGGCAGGACCTAAATAATACGGAGGATACTGCTTCCATGGCCACTCCTCGTAAGAGATATTCCATTTGCCAACtgatggggggaaaaaacgaaactatGAGCAAcattcgaaatgaaaagttGTGAATAGTAAAACCTCTATTAGCAATTAAGTATCCAGCAGATAAGCCGAACATACTCCGGTTGGAACGATGATAGGATTGCGCAAAATATGCTAGATTACGTGCATTGACGTAAACATCGTCGTCCACTTTCACGACAAAGTCGACTGCGGCACAGTTTTTGTGCAACCAGTTAAACAGGCCAGCAACTTTCAAAGATAAATTTCTGTAGGAATCAGACATCTCTATCTGAATGATATCACCGAACGTCGCACTCTCTTCTTTTATACTATTTTGCGTCACATTATTTTCAGTCAATCctaaaatgaaagcaaaaccTGCAATTTCCAGCAAACCTTTTTCGTTCTCAACTTGCAAATGCTTTGCCCAGGTTTGCCGGACTACTTTTCGTTTGTCGGAATTTTCAGGAGCTGAAACGATAGCTATAAAAACACTGCGGTTGGCATTAACATTACGACATTTAGGAACGGTAATGCAATAATGGAAGGACGTTACATTATTGATAACTGGACCGAACTCAGGTTCGAGTGGCTCTATGTTGGCCAACGGCAATAATCCCAAGCGCGCCACTGCGTATCTTGTGTAATTTTCCACACCAGGATACGGTCTATTGCGCAAAACAAGAGAAGCATAATTGAAAAATTCCTTATGTATCCTTATATTCGCTTTAAGGCTATTTGCCTTATCCTTTAACGTTTCGATTAAACGttcagcttcttttttttcttgtttcaattcTCTTTCTAACAATACAATATTCGCAtttaaaattgtattgatttgCTGAAGTTTCTTTTGTCCAGCTTCTAATAATGCAGCCATGCTTGTTCTGTCTTCCCGACATCTGCTTACGTTATCTTTAAGCatttggttttctttatttaatttcTCTATTCGGTCCTTTAGCGCCTCATCATCCAAATTCAGAATGTCTGTCAAGGCATTCATCCCAGATCGCGATGCTACCTGGGTGTGTGTAGAGATTCGGAGTCAACTTTTTGAACGAGTTTGGAGAAACGTTAAGTACAAGAAAGAGGTCAGTACTAACTTGAGGGTGGCCTATGTTCGTCGCAGGCCGAATGTAATAGACAAAATTGACGAAATAGATAAAATAGATAGCACTACTGATTACTAGAAAAAGCCAGAAGGCATTAACCAACGAACACTCATTACGTAGAATCATTTTTGGGACAACCAAATGTTTCACGCCCTGGTATAAGACATACTGATGGCTCAAACCACGTCCACACTAACCTGACATGGGTACAAGCTTTTAAAGGCGGGGCATTTGTATGTGGGAGATGCAGAAGCCAATTTTctgaaacgtaaaaaatattCGCTTTTCGACACGACGACTGGCTTTTGTGTTCAAATATAAATGGAAGTCCATGGTTTGATTCGCCAAAGTAGTATTGTTATGCTCAACTTCGGTGTGATTTTAACAAACTGGCTCATTACCTAAGCCAACCTTGACCATCTAAAGTTCCTCTGAAACTTGACAATGACGACGATAACGATCGATCACCAGGAAAGACTGGAGTAATATTTCGGCCCTTGAAAAATCAGACTTAAGTTTTCCCATTTGTTTTGGCGATTTCGCAACAGGTGCTTCATTTTTCCAgatgaaaggattttttggTGGAAAATGTCGCCTTGTATGGCAGAAATCTGAAATTCTCGGTGTTGATCCTGATTTGGTAACAGTTTAGTTTTTTCCATTCTATTCCATTCCGCTGGCGAACGCAggtggattttttttccagctttgACGTCGAAGGCCATGAACTGAAAATTGTCAAAATACTCCCGTCGCATCAAGTTAATGTTAAGGTATGCGGCGTTCTATCGTCCTACCGTCTGATTCATAGCGGAAACTCAATTCCATTAGACTATGTGTTTACGTTTTTAGTCACTGACAGCTGAATGTGGCAATATACCGGAGGGCAGAAAGCCCTTATCCGCTTTATGGAGGAACGTGGTTTCACCAAGATCGCTAGCAATTTCATTGTGATTTCTCTAACCTTAAATATGTTGATGGTCTAACAAGGCACTGGAAGGCACTTTTCAGAATACAACCCAGTCATGCCAAGTCAGTGTATTCATGGAACCTTCCGACCATCTTTCTATGGCGAAACAATATGCCATGGTTGTCTGTAAACAGCGAGAATCACTTGTGGTGTGAGCAAATGGACTTGCTGACTCGTTGGTCAGGTGCTTGCCTATAGCGCTTTATAGATTTTGAAAATTGCTTAGACTACACGCACATCAAGTGCTAAAATGTCTAACAAATGATTGAGcatatagtaaaaaaaattgcagctGCCAAAGGGCGAATCATTTCAACGTTCAGACAAAACACacttgaatacgaaaatgTCATCGTAGGGCGTTGGCTTAGCTGTGCTGGAAACTTGAAACGCCAGCTGGACATAAATTGTTCAAACATACTGCATTTGTTCCATTAACATTTCAGGGGCGCTACCTGGAGTGGTGTGAGCTATACTTGTTCATCATGTAACACATTACACTACCTGCAATTTTTTCTAACTGAGAGCCAATAAGATGGAGGCTTGAGCTTATAACATGATGGATGGTCACTCAACTGAAACGGACTTTGTTCCGCCTTCACCGAGAACCCCGCCTTTTCCTGATGCCTACTTCAATTCGGCATTAAGTGCCACACCAGATCGTATTGATTCCAAAACGACGAGTGCATACCATGAGACCGGGTTGTTACATGTCTCTGTTCCGTTGCAAATTGCAGTTATTGAGTGGCTGTTTCATCGTGCTGTCAATTAGCCTTTTGCTGATTTATCGAAGAACAAACGTCAATGGTAATCAACCGTTCATTTCAGTTAATCGTGATGAAATAACGGCCGGTGTCATCGACAGCAATCGTAAATTCAACTTGATGGATGAAACTCCTGGATTCTTCAAACGGCTAGTTAGCAACAACGAGTGCACGTTAGGTAACAAATCATATTTTGGAACGGTGTTTCTTTTCAGCGTTGTTTTTTGGGATGGATCGTGAACAGATTACATGAACGGCAATAAACTGCCGCAAGATCATCCTTGCGTCATCGAGACTATTAAACGCCATTATTTGAATAAACCATCCCCACCAGAAGTTCCTCTGCAGCTCGATTCTAACGATGACGAAGATCGATCTCCAGGGCAGACAGGTGTCATATTCAGGCTCTTGAAAAATCAGGTTTGTAATtagaaaaattttgtttagcgTATTTTAAACTACTGCATGGATTGGCGATGATAGACGAATGGGTTCTTTGTGGAATGCGGAGCTCTGACTGGCGATGCGCTGTCGAACACCATCGATTTAGAGAGGAAATTCAATTGGGGTGGAATTCTAATCGAAGCTAATCCTGAAGCTTTCAAGAAGTTATTGTCACGCAAGCGCAAATCGTGGACACTTCCCATTTGCCTTAGCCTGGAACCTTTTCCTACTCAAGTACGACACACTTTGTTCTGGATATATTTCCCTGTAGGTGTGCCAATCACAATGTTCTTATTATTCCAGGTGATTTTCCAACCTAAGAGTGTTGATCCTGGTCACAGCCACATCGAAGGGGCGGCTAAAACGTTACAAAAACCTGGAATACCTGGCATCGATCCTGATTC from Daphnia carinata strain CSIRO-1 chromosome 6, CSIRO_AGI_Dcar_HiC_V3, whole genome shotgun sequence harbors:
- the LOC130689517 gene encoding UDP-GalNAc:beta-1,3-N-acetylgalactosaminyltransferase 1-like yields the protein MAALLEAGQKKLQQINTILNANIVLLERELKQEKKEAERLIETLKDKANSLKANIRIHKEFFNYASLVLRNRPYPGVENYTRYAVARLGLLPLANIEPLEPEFGPVINNVTSFHYCITVPKCRNVNANRSVFIAIVSAPENSDKRKVVRQTWAKHLQVENEKGLLEIAGFAFILGLTENNVTQNSIKEESATFGDIIQIEMSDSYRNLSLKVAGLFNWLHKNCAAVDFVVKVDDDVYVNARNLAYFAQSYHRSNRSMFGLSAGYLIANRVGKWNISYEEWPWKQYPPYYLGPAVIIPGSTIRPLLAAFQTTPMMPFDDVYYGGICTEKAGIKIQQSSNSFNVFATSQPDFPHACDIRLFVAWLTASSKHMNTSHMVTDDFYHKRTQCIVSDASGTNSAIDSNQPVPFVFV
- the LOC130689716 gene encoding uncharacterized protein LOC130689716, with translation MRPGCYMSLFRCKLQLLSGCFIVLSISLLLIYRRTNVNGNQPFISVNRDEITAGVIDSNRKFNLMDETPGFFKRLVSNNECTLDYMNGNKLPQDHPCVIETIKRHYLNKPSPPEVPLQLDSNDDEDRSPGQTGVIFRLLKNQTNGFFVECGALTGDALSNTIDLERKFNWGGILIEANPEAFKKLLSRKRKSWTLPICLSLEPFPTQVIFQPKSVDPGHSHIEGAAKTLQKPGIPGIDPDSLTIQCFPLYSVLLAVGRTAIDFFSLDVEGHELKILETIPWHKVSIKTLTVEWDNIPEGEEALSSFMEANGYIRIGAFDFKWTRDVIFIKDLINA